In the genome of Pseudomonas sp. Teo4, the window GCCAGGCCGAACTGGGTGCTGCTCAATTGCAGGTCGGCCATCATCGTCAGGCCGGCAAAGCCGATGTTGATTCGGTCCAGAAACGACAGCACAAAGCAGAGGAACAGAAAGGGTATCAACCGTCGGGCAACTTTGCGCCCGACCGCAGGGTAGCTACCCGCAGCGCAGGCAGGCGCAGGCTCGGCAACAGCATGGGTCATGGGGACCACCTGATTGTTATTATTGGAGGGTCCGCTGCCCGGTCCGTGCCGGGCAGCTGGTGCACAGCATTTACAGGTCGCGCAAGGCGATCTCGGTCAGCTCGGCGAAACGTCCGGCATCACCCAGCGCCTCGGCGGCCAGCAGGGCCAGCTTGACCAGCATCAGCTCCCGCTTGTCTTGCGGCGTGCGATCCAGGCTGTCGGCCAGGTGGTCATAAAGCGTTTCCAGATCGGCGATATTCAGGGTCGACATGACGGTGTCCTCAAAGATTTCCCAATGCCCGAAGCAGTGCCGCAGCCAGGCCTGCGCCGCTCAGCTGCATCCAGCGTGCGCACACGTGCTGATCCGGGCGGGCCAGGTAGGCACCACCCAATGGCGCCCCATACAGTTGCCGCAGAAGACCACTGCGATCATCCAGCGTCAGGTCGGCACCTTTGACTGCAGCCTGCGCCCCCAGGGCAATCACACGAAGCGGTATGCCCTGCGCCTGGGCGCTCGCGACCTGGGCCTGAACATCCTCGGGCAGTTCACTGGCGTCGGTGAAGCAAAGAAGATGAAACGCCGCCCCAAGGTGATCGAACAGGTAGTCGTCTTCACCCAGGCGCAAGTTCTTCAGCGTGGCACCCGCCCTTGGCCCCTGGGTGAACAGTTGGTCATCGTCCTCAGCGCAATTGAGCGGCGAATCGCAATAGTCATGCGGCCTGGAGGTACGCCAGTGATACAACGGCCGGACGAACGCCTGACTCAGCGACAAAGACAACACTGCATCGCGCAGCAAACGCTGCCCTGAGCTGGGCGGCGTCATGAAACGCGTGCTCTTGCCGGCCTCCTGAATGATCTCGCGGGCGGCGGCCACGCGCTCCTGGCTGTATGAGGGCAGCAGCGCCGGGCCTGCCAGGCCCTT includes:
- a CDS encoding DUF2783 domain-containing protein, which codes for MSTLNIADLETLYDHLADSLDRTPQDKRELMLVKLALLAAEALGDAGRFAELTEIALRDL